In Aedes albopictus strain Foshan chromosome 3, AalbF5, whole genome shotgun sequence, the following are encoded in one genomic region:
- the LOC134284223 gene encoding nucleolar complex protein 4 homolog produces MSSSANSNQHQQPSSSKAISRQLKAKASEFLAGPESASNNLLEIVAFLKESNARKSAVIPALLVVESIFCELLKRNEMQIVVQPLKPADESTGSSHKQWLQAQYKESFSAILESVGHDKPAESSQALATAMKLIVAETEHPLEANSGTVHFPLSKLRQVLQAMLSSDRLNTHLMNRFLEYSAHLDVIYFCWKIVPSLAPKEFCPSTVFIQNYLSLVGAICFGKEAVEESPSFLCIQMQLDYPYIRKHINKTWSCVMNWKHDETSHRQLLILLLEKVLSHLDKPVLLTDFLMDSLDVGGAISLLALQGIFVLIQQHNLTYPNIYEKLYSMFEPEIFHTKFKARLFYLADIFLSSSHLPEGLVAAFVKRLARLALIAPPQDIVIILRFIGNLFLRHPALKRLIFHPTGGEVPQDPYVMDERDPIKSNALDSSLWEVATLQSHVLPSVATAAKFISNPFPSAEWDLASVLEINENDIFDKEIARKSKEYALNLERPTSMFVHCGGEKTSQCWKLY; encoded by the exons ATGTCGTCGTCTGCAAATTCCAACCAACATCAGCAGCCATCCAGCAGTAAAGCCATTTCCCGGCAGCTGAAGGCCAAAGCGAGCGAGTTCCTCGCTGGCCCGGAAAGCGCATCCAACAATCTGCTGGAAATCGTCGCGTTTTTGAAG GAGAGTAATGCACGGAAAAGTGCCGTGATCCCTGCCCTGCTGGTGGTGGAGTCCATTTTCTGCGAGCTGCTGAAACGAAATGAGATGCAAATCGTCGTGCAGCCATTAAAACCAGCTG ACGAATCAACCGGATCGTCTCACAAGCAGTGGCTGCAAGCTCAGTACAAAGAATCGTTCAGTGCCATACTGGAGTCGGTCGGCCACGATAAGCCAGCGGAAAGTTCGCAAGCATTGGCCACGGCCATGAAGCTGATTGTGGCGGAAACGGAACATCCACTGGAAGCCAATTCTGGCACGGTTCACTTTCCGTTGTCCAAGCTTCGACAAGTGCTCCAAGCGATGCTGTCCTCGGATCGACTGAATACCCACCTGATGAATCGGTTTTTGGAATATTCGGCCCATCTGGATGTGATCTACTTCTGCTGGAAGATTGTGCCATCGTTGGCTCCGAAAGAATTCTGCCCAAGTACGGTGTTCATCCAGAATTACCTCAGCCTTGTGGGAGCCATTTGCTTTGGCAAGGAAGCAGTAGAAGAATCCCCAAGTTTCCTCTGCATTCAGATGCAGCTGGACTACCCCTACATCCGGAAGCACATCAACAAAACTTGGTCTTGCGTTATGAACTGGAAGCACGACGAAACCAGCCATCGGCAGCTGTTGATTCTTCTGCTGGAGAAAGTTCTCTCCCATCTGGATAAACCGGTCCTGCTGACCGATTTCCTCATGGATTCGCTGGACGTTGGCGGTGCCATCAGTCTCCTGGCCCTGCAGGGCATCTTTGTTCTCATCCAGCAGCACAATCTCACCTACCCGAACATCTACGAGAAGCTGTACTCGATGTTCGAACCGGAAATCTTCCACACCAAGTTCAAGGCTCGCCTCTTCTACCTGGCGGACATTTTTCTTAGTTCCAGCCATCTCCCGGAAGGCCTAGTAGCCGCCTTCGTAAAGCGACTGGCCCGCCTGGCCTTGATCGCCCCACCGCAGGACATCGTCATCATCCTGCGGTTCATCGGTAATCTCTTCCTGCGACATCCAGCGCTGAAGCGTTTGATTTTCCATCCCACCGGAGGCGAAG TTCCCCAAGACCCGTACGTGATGGATGAACGGGATCCGATCAAGTCGAACGCCCTCGACAGCTCGCTGTGGGAAGTGGCCACGTTGCAGTCGCACGTGCTGCCTTCGGTGGCCACCGCTGCCAAGTTTATCTCCAATCCGTTCCCGAGCGCCGAGTGGGATCTGGCGTCCGTGTTGGAAATCAACGAAAATGAT